In one Stenotrophomonas maltophilia genomic region, the following are encoded:
- a CDS encoding TlpA disulfide reductase family protein, producing MSSVGPVPMPVVLILICVLIAMTIARLWPGRRAQGPQPSAAGMVLDMLLVGLLCGRISFVAVNAALYRDSPWSVLQITDGGYHLVVVLMAALAWGLWRLRGHPALRRPVLAAALAGTLLWGAATHGVSGWQARHMPLPRLEVMDLQGRVIDLQQFRGKPVVVNLWATWCGPCRREMPVLAAAQDAHDDVRFVFLNQGESLDEVQGFIAGERLQLRNVLLDDDAAASAALGVQAYPSTLFFDADGRLQELHLGELTMAGLEHKLRRLR from the coding sequence ATGTCCAGCGTTGGGCCGGTGCCGATGCCGGTCGTTCTGATTCTGATCTGTGTACTGATTGCGATGACGATCGCCCGGCTCTGGCCCGGTCGCCGTGCGCAGGGACCGCAGCCTTCGGCGGCCGGCATGGTGCTGGATATGCTGCTGGTGGGGCTGCTGTGTGGCCGCATCAGCTTCGTCGCCGTCAATGCGGCGCTGTATCGCGACTCGCCATGGAGCGTTCTGCAGATCACCGATGGCGGATACCACCTGGTCGTCGTGCTGATGGCTGCGTTGGCGTGGGGATTGTGGCGGCTGCGTGGACATCCCGCGCTGCGCCGGCCGGTACTGGCAGCAGCGCTGGCAGGTACGCTGCTGTGGGGCGCAGCCACTCACGGCGTGTCCGGGTGGCAGGCGCGGCATATGCCGCTGCCCAGGCTGGAGGTGATGGACCTGCAGGGCCGTGTCATCGATCTGCAGCAGTTCCGCGGGAAACCCGTGGTCGTGAATCTATGGGCAACGTGGTGTGGTCCGTGCCGACGTGAAATGCCCGTGCTGGCAGCCGCGCAGGACGCACATGACGATGTGCGGTTCGTGTTCCTCAATCAGGGAGAAAGTCTGGACGAGGTCCAGGGTTTCATTGCCGGCGAACGCCTGCAGCTGCGCAACGTGCTGCTGGATGACGATGCTGCCGCATCTGCGGCGCTCGGGGTGCAGGCGTATCCTTCTACCCTGTTCTTCGATGCTGACGGACGCCTGCAGGAGCTGCATCTGGGTGAACTGACCATGGCAGGGCTTGAACACAAACTGCGCCGGCTGCGGTAG
- a CDS encoding Orn/Lys/Arg decarboxylase N-terminal domain-containing protein, translating to MYFKSLDYPVIVIDGDYDSPRIGGILIRALVEELRSNDQRVLCGLNLDDARAGARTYVAASAVLISIDGSEEVDGEFQRLTAFLREQSARRANLPVFLYGERRTIEKVPSKLLKYIHGFIFLFEDTKNFISRQVMRAAEDYMQHLLPPFFKALIHHAAESNYSWHTPGHAGGVAFTKSPVGRAFHQFYGENTLRSDLSISVPELGSLLDHTGPIKEAENEAARNFGADHTFFVTNGTSTANKIVWHGTVARGDVVFVDRNCHKSLLHALIMTGAVPVYFTPSRNAHGIIGPISLDQFTPESLQQRIAANPLASKAYTAGSKPRIAVVTNSTYDGLCYNAEKIADEIGSAVDFLHFDEAWYAYAAFHPFYENHYGMAKGKPREQDAIIFTTHSTHKLLAAFSQASMIHVRNSAQRNLDAERFNESFMMHTSTSPHYGVIAACDVASKMMEGEAGRSLVQEMHDEAIAFRRAMLHVRDDLGRDDWWFSVWQPTKVERSLDKGDTPAPMVAKREEWYLQPDGHWHGFENLVDDYVLIDPIKVTLLTPGLSMDGGMGRLGIPAAVLSKFLWGRGITVEKTNLYSVLFLFSMGITKGKWSTLVTELMAFKELYDRNAPLSQALPTLAADYPVAYAGWGLRDLCDALHAFNQEFAVARVMREMYVDLPTPVMIPADAYNHLVKGEIERVDIEQLSGRIAATMLVPYPPGIPTIMPGERFGASDEPIIESLRIAREQNARFPGFESDVHGLIIEHDGETVSYKVEVLKA from the coding sequence GTGTATTTCAAGTCATTGGACTATCCGGTCATAGTCATCGACGGTGATTACGACTCACCACGCATCGGCGGCATCCTGATCCGCGCTCTGGTGGAAGAGCTGCGCAGCAACGACCAGCGCGTGCTGTGCGGGTTGAACCTGGATGATGCCCGTGCAGGAGCACGCACCTATGTTGCGGCGTCAGCCGTGCTGATATCGATCGATGGAAGCGAGGAAGTCGATGGCGAGTTCCAGCGCCTGACCGCGTTCCTGCGCGAGCAGAGCGCGCGCCGCGCGAACCTGCCGGTCTTCCTGTATGGCGAGCGCCGCACCATCGAGAAGGTACCGAGCAAGCTGCTCAAGTACATCCACGGCTTCATCTTCCTGTTCGAGGACACCAAGAACTTCATCTCCCGGCAGGTGATGCGGGCCGCTGAAGACTACATGCAGCACCTGCTGCCGCCGTTCTTCAAGGCACTGATCCATCATGCCGCCGAGTCGAACTACTCCTGGCATACGCCCGGCCATGCCGGTGGCGTGGCCTTCACCAAATCACCGGTTGGCCGCGCATTCCACCAGTTCTATGGCGAGAACACGCTGCGCAGTGATCTGTCGATCTCGGTGCCGGAGCTGGGGTCGCTGCTGGACCACACCGGGCCGATCAAGGAGGCCGAGAACGAAGCGGCCCGCAACTTCGGCGCCGACCATACGTTCTTCGTGACCAATGGCACCTCCACGGCCAACAAGATCGTCTGGCACGGCACGGTGGCGCGCGGCGATGTGGTGTTCGTCGACCGCAACTGCCACAAGTCGCTCCTGCATGCGCTGATCATGACGGGCGCGGTACCCGTGTACTTCACGCCCAGCCGCAACGCGCACGGCATCATCGGCCCGATCAGCCTGGACCAGTTCACTCCGGAATCGCTGCAGCAGCGCATCGCCGCGAACCCGCTGGCGAGCAAGGCATACACGGCGGGCTCCAAGCCGCGTATCGCCGTGGTCACCAACTCCACCTACGATGGCCTGTGCTACAACGCCGAGAAGATCGCCGACGAGATCGGCAGTGCGGTGGACTTTCTGCACTTCGATGAGGCCTGGTATGCCTACGCCGCATTCCATCCCTTCTACGAGAACCACTACGGCATGGCCAAGGGCAAGCCGCGCGAGCAGGATGCGATCATCTTCACCACGCACTCCACCCATAAGCTGCTTGCCGCGTTCTCGCAGGCCTCGATGATCCATGTGCGCAACTCGGCACAGCGCAATCTGGATGCGGAGCGTTTCAACGAATCATTCATGATGCACACCTCCACCAGCCCGCATTACGGCGTGATCGCTGCCTGTGATGTCGCGTCGAAGATGATGGAGGGCGAGGCCGGTCGCTCGCTGGTGCAGGAGATGCACGACGAGGCGATCGCATTCCGGCGCGCCATGCTGCATGTGCGCGACGATCTCGGCCGTGATGATTGGTGGTTCAGCGTATGGCAGCCGACCAAGGTCGAGCGCAGCCTTGACAAGGGCGACACGCCGGCGCCGATGGTGGCCAAGCGGGAGGAGTGGTACCTGCAGCCGGATGGGCACTGGCATGGTTTCGAGAATCTGGTGGACGACTATGTGCTGATCGATCCCATCAAGGTGACCCTGCTGACCCCCGGCCTGTCGATGGATGGTGGAATGGGCCGGCTGGGCATTCCAGCGGCGGTGCTGAGCAAGTTCCTGTGGGGTCGTGGCATCACTGTGGAGAAGACCAACCTCTACTCGGTGCTGTTCCTGTTCTCGATGGGGATCACCAAGGGCAAGTGGAGCACGCTGGTCACCGAGCTGATGGCGTTCAAGGAGCTGTATGACCGCAACGCCCCCCTGAGCCAGGCGCTGCCGACGCTGGCGGCGGACTATCCCGTTGCCTACGCCGGCTGGGGACTGCGCGACCTCTGCGATGCGCTGCACGCCTTCAACCAGGAGTTCGCAGTGGCCCGGGTGATGCGCGAGATGTACGTGGACCTGCCGACGCCGGTGATGATCCCGGCCGATGCCTACAACCATCTGGTGAAGGGGGAAATCGAACGGGTGGACATCGAACAGCTCAGTGGCCGCATCGCGGCGACCATGCTGGTGCCGTACCCGCCCGGCATTCCCACCATCATGCCGGGCGAGCGCTTCGGTGCCAGCGATGAGCCCATCATCGAGTCGCTGCGCATCGCACGCGAGCAGAATGCGCGCTTCCCGGGCTTCGAGTCGGACGTGCACGGACTGATCATCGAGCACGACGGCGAGACCGTTTCGTACAAGGTGGAAGTGCTGAAGGCCTGA
- a CDS encoding DcaP family trimeric outer membrane transporter — translation MRMAVLSLACLAALAAAPLQAQAVADDDAQALRREIAAMRQALEGMQQRLDQLERHDAGVAPAATATPVSPAPATTAATLQPTRVPGVAQPVLPARESVADPSTAASRPDNAASPTDADLKGFFAIPGTDTVIRIGGYAKLDAIADSRRAGDEDQFIPSSMPVGDSHRDVSNFNIHAKQTRFSFEARRPTTHGNLRFYLENDFFGSSDGYQFHLRHAYGQLGNTYAGYGYSTFMDADSLPDTLDFAGPGGAGYLLVAGIHHSFALGKGSTLTIAAEDPETELAGASETLAAVNRLPDVTVTARMERDWGHLQMGAVARSLAYDGQDQRDRRIAGGLQLSGSASVGARDLLLFGVLGGRGLSRYTADLTGSGLDAVVDADGRLEALDLHGGFVGYTHYWSDLWRSNLIFGQLTLERNAALASDAFRQSRYGVFNLIWSPAPSWTMGMELLYGRLQQQDGARGDTVRVQGSLQYNFIK, via the coding sequence ATGCGCATGGCAGTACTGAGTCTTGCCTGCCTGGCCGCGCTGGCCGCTGCGCCGCTGCAGGCGCAGGCGGTTGCCGACGACGACGCGCAGGCGCTGCGCCGTGAGATTGCGGCGATGCGACAGGCCCTGGAAGGCATGCAGCAACGCCTGGACCAGCTCGAGCGGCATGATGCGGGCGTCGCGCCTGCTGCTACGGCTACGCCCGTGTCCCCAGCTCCGGCGACGACGGCCGCCACATTGCAGCCCACCCGCGTGCCCGGCGTGGCGCAACCGGTGCTGCCGGCGCGCGAATCAGTGGCGGACCCGTCGACGGCCGCCTCGCGTCCAGACAACGCTGCCAGCCCCACCGACGCGGATCTGAAAGGCTTCTTCGCCATCCCCGGAACCGACACGGTCATCCGCATCGGCGGCTATGCCAAGCTCGATGCCATCGCCGACTCGCGCCGGGCGGGGGACGAGGACCAGTTCATCCCTTCATCGATGCCGGTAGGGGACAGCCATCGCGACGTTTCCAACTTCAACATCCACGCCAAGCAGACGCGGTTCAGCTTCGAGGCGCGCCGGCCGACCACGCACGGCAACCTGCGCTTCTATCTGGAGAATGATTTCTTCGGCAGCAGCGATGGATACCAGTTCCACCTGCGCCACGCCTATGGGCAGCTTGGCAATACCTATGCCGGTTATGGCTACTCCACCTTCATGGATGCCGACAGCCTGCCCGATACGCTGGATTTCGCAGGCCCGGGAGGTGCTGGCTACCTGCTGGTGGCCGGCATCCACCACAGTTTCGCGCTGGGCAAGGGAAGCACGCTGACGATCGCCGCCGAAGACCCGGAGACGGAACTGGCCGGGGCCAGCGAGACGCTGGCGGCGGTGAACCGGCTGCCGGATGTCACGGTAACCGCGCGCATGGAGCGCGATTGGGGCCACCTGCAGATGGGTGCGGTGGCCCGCAGTCTGGCCTATGACGGCCAGGACCAGCGCGACCGGCGCATCGCCGGCGGCCTGCAGCTCAGCGGTTCTGCTTCCGTGGGCGCGCGCGACTTGCTGCTGTTCGGCGTGCTGGGCGGCCGCGGCCTGAGCCGCTACACCGCTGATCTGACCGGCTCCGGCCTGGATGCCGTGGTGGATGCGGACGGTCGCCTGGAGGCACTGGATCTGCACGGCGGCTTCGTCGGTTACACCCATTACTGGTCCGATCTGTGGCGCTCGAATCTGATTTTCGGACAACTCACGCTGGAGCGGAACGCCGCTCTTGCCAGTGACGCGTTCCGGCAAAGCCGTTACGGCGTCTTCAACCTGATCTGGAGCCCCGCGCCCTCGTGGACGATGGGCATGGAGCTGCTTTACGGCCGCCTGCAGCAGCAGGACGGTGCACGCGGCGACACAGTAAGAGTGCAGGGCAGCCTGCAGTACAACTTCATCAAATAG
- the adiC gene encoding arginine/agmatine antiporter: protein MAEAKKIGVVGATFLVAGNMMGSGVFLLPSSLAKIGTASIWGWLITTAGALLLAFVFAKLGKLAPKAGGPYAYARDWFGPYMGFQTNTIYWFANWIGNVAIPIAAVGYFSYFFPILSEPLVRCIAVLVLVWALSFANVIGPAFVSRVQTVTTSFALVPILGIAIFGWFFFDADIFKGAYNVSGESNFGAISSAAALTLWAFIGVESASVTAGVVENPEKNVARATLAGVFLAAIAYIASSSVIMGMVPNGELQTSDAPFALAAAKAVGGWGGALVSLCAFIGAAGSLGGWILLTAQSAKAASDDGLFPSIFSKTNKDDVPVKGVLIVAVLMTLAVLVTSTSETASAQFDVITSAAVVLTLLPYIYSCVACYFVVERSHTLVHTGAFWTLTSLTVVYCLWAIYGSSGTIVQYAFLFVLFITVFYPFFSEERRQQRQRAREAAAISAGAQHS from the coding sequence ATGGCAGAAGCAAAGAAGATCGGTGTGGTGGGAGCCACCTTCCTCGTCGCGGGCAACATGATGGGCTCAGGCGTATTCCTGTTGCCCTCCAGCCTGGCCAAGATCGGTACCGCCTCGATCTGGGGCTGGCTGATCACCACGGCGGGTGCGCTGCTGTTGGCGTTCGTGTTCGCCAAACTGGGCAAGCTGGCCCCGAAGGCCGGCGGCCCCTATGCCTATGCGCGCGACTGGTTCGGCCCCTACATGGGCTTCCAGACCAATACCATCTACTGGTTCGCCAACTGGATCGGCAATGTCGCCATCCCGATCGCGGCGGTGGGTTACTTCAGCTACTTCTTCCCGATCCTGTCCGAGCCGCTGGTGCGCTGCATCGCGGTCCTGGTGCTGGTATGGGCGCTGAGTTTCGCCAACGTGATCGGTCCGGCCTTCGTCAGCCGCGTGCAGACCGTCACCACCAGCTTCGCGCTGGTGCCGATCCTGGGCATCGCCATCTTCGGCTGGTTCTTCTTCGATGCCGACATCTTCAAAGGGGCCTACAACGTCTCCGGTGAATCCAACTTCGGTGCGATCTCCAGTGCGGCCGCACTGACGCTGTGGGCGTTCATCGGCGTGGAGTCGGCGTCGGTGACCGCCGGCGTGGTCGAGAACCCTGAGAAGAATGTCGCGCGCGCTACGCTGGCCGGCGTGTTCCTTGCGGCCATCGCCTACATCGCCAGTTCGTCGGTGATCATGGGTATGGTCCCCAACGGTGAACTGCAGACTTCGGACGCGCCGTTCGCCTTGGCGGCGGCCAAGGCCGTGGGGGGGTGGGGCGGTGCGCTGGTCAGCCTGTGCGCGTTCATCGGTGCGGCCGGCTCGCTCGGTGGCTGGATCCTGCTGACCGCACAGAGCGCGAAGGCCGCATCGGATGATGGCCTGTTCCCGAGCATCTTCAGCAAAACCAACAAGGATGACGTGCCGGTCAAGGGCGTGCTGATCGTGGCGGTGCTGATGACGCTGGCCGTGCTGGTCACTTCCACCTCGGAAACGGCATCCGCGCAGTTCGATGTGATCACCTCGGCCGCGGTGGTGCTGACCCTGCTGCCCTACATCTATTCCTGCGTGGCCTGCTACTTCGTGGTCGAACGCTCGCACACCCTGGTGCATACCGGCGCGTTCTGGACCTTGACCAGCCTCACCGTCGTGTACTGCCTGTGGGCGATCTATGGCTCGTCGGGAACGATCGTGCAGTACGCCTTCCTGTTCGTCCTGTTCATCACCGTGTTCTATCCCTTCTTCAGCGAGGAGCGCCGCCAGCAGCGGCAGCGTGCCCGCGAGGCGGCGGCGATTTCTGCCGGCGCGCAGCATTCCTGA
- a CDS encoding energy transducer TonB family protein, which translates to MSERRQHWQAMAITVGIHLLPLLLLVHWVAAPPTLPPPEQDVRISLRLLAPAAPPQPVEERQAEQPSQAQQARAAQPRKSPPPPAPTHAREGELAASEIAGAGRQPTRVAPPAAAADARPAPASITAAPPAPDAPPADVQAGAASDQWEARLMARLERYRYYPSSARSRRQQGTSWVRASIDRDGRLLALRLEQSSGQSLLDDAALQTFRRAQPLPRIPDEMKAPQELVVPVEYYLR; encoded by the coding sequence ATGAGTGAACGCAGGCAACACTGGCAGGCAATGGCGATCACCGTCGGTATCCACCTGCTGCCGCTGCTGCTGCTCGTGCACTGGGTGGCAGCCCCGCCTACGCTGCCGCCGCCAGAGCAGGATGTGCGCATCAGCCTGCGCCTGCTTGCGCCGGCTGCACCGCCACAGCCTGTGGAGGAACGCCAGGCCGAACAGCCCAGCCAGGCGCAACAGGCGCGCGCCGCGCAGCCACGGAAATCGCCGCCGCCACCCGCGCCGACCCACGCGCGTGAAGGCGAACTGGCCGCTAGCGAGATCGCCGGCGCCGGCCGGCAACCCACGCGGGTCGCCCCACCTGCGGCCGCGGCCGATGCCCGTCCCGCACCGGCATCGATCACGGCCGCGCCGCCTGCTCCAGACGCCCCACCCGCGGACGTCCAGGCCGGCGCTGCCAGCGACCAGTGGGAAGCGCGGCTGATGGCACGACTGGAGCGATACCGCTACTACCCCTCCAGCGCTAGATCGCGGCGCCAGCAGGGCACCAGCTGGGTCCGCGCCAGCATCGACCGCGACGGACGCCTTCTGGCGCTAAGGCTGGAGCAGTCCAGCGGCCAGTCCCTGCTCGATGACGCGGCGCTGCAGACCTTCCGCCGCGCACAGCCGCTGCCACGCATTCCCGACGAAATGAAGGCGCCGCAGGAACTGGTGGTACCCGTGGAGTACTACCTGCGCTAG
- a CDS encoding ChaN family lipoprotein, whose translation MPLCLLAVLATGQAQSMPGTVIDLASGRPLQEAAFVQRVAAARHLLLGERHDVAADHAAERWLLQALHQQRPQGALVLEMIGSERQPRLQRVQRWLDKGNRADGQHLQELLGWDPRWPWSAYGGLVQDAAAAGIALHGGNLSRAEVDALLASSAPARFPVPGARHRLSNVVLAQHADAAPLLEGMLAVQQARDSRMAQVLAAAQTPALLVAGRWHVLRGTGVPGYLPASTPALVVALASAEEAIDASDADLLWVIADE comes from the coding sequence TTGCCGCTGTGCCTGCTTGCCGTGCTGGCGACCGGGCAGGCCCAGTCGATGCCCGGCACGGTGATCGACCTGGCCAGCGGCCGGCCGTTGCAGGAAGCGGCGTTCGTGCAGCGCGTCGCCGCCGCCCGGCACCTGTTGCTGGGGGAACGCCATGACGTCGCCGCCGACCATGCCGCCGAACGCTGGCTGTTGCAGGCCCTGCACCAGCAGCGACCACAGGGTGCGCTGGTCCTGGAGATGATCGGCAGTGAACGCCAGCCCCGCCTGCAGCGCGTGCAGCGCTGGCTGGACAAGGGCAACCGTGCCGACGGGCAACACCTGCAGGAACTGCTGGGCTGGGACCCCCGTTGGCCGTGGTCGGCCTATGGCGGACTGGTGCAGGATGCCGCCGCTGCAGGCATCGCCCTGCACGGTGGCAACCTCTCGCGTGCGGAGGTCGACGCGCTGCTCGCTTCGTCGGCACCGGCGCGCTTCCCGGTGCCTGGCGCACGCCACCGCCTGTCGAACGTAGTGCTGGCCCAGCACGCCGACGCCGCACCGCTGCTGGAAGGCATGCTGGCCGTTCAGCAGGCCCGCGATTCGCGTATGGCGCAGGTACTGGCGGCCGCACAGACACCCGCGCTGCTGGTTGCCGGCCGCTGGCATGTGCTGCGCGGCACCGGCGTACCGGGCTATCTGCCCGCATCCACGCCTGCGCTGGTGGTCGCTCTGGCATCGGCGGAAGAAGCCATCGACGCCAGCGACGCCGACCTGCTGTGGGTGATCGCAGATGAGTGA
- the dsbG gene encoding thiol:disulfide interchange protein DsbG, producing the protein MSLISLRTVPAVLLLPALLALAACSQAQTPPGKAGAAPAAGAPASAAKEDRPAVLKGIEKHGFEVVAEFDAPGGLRGFAGVVGGQQPAAAYVTADGKHVVVGSLFDAEGNDVAADAVEKLVAAPMSAKMWSRLDASAWVRDGKADAPRVVYTFSDANCPYCHKFWEAARPWVDAGKVQLRHVMVGVIREDSPAKAAAILAARDPSAALLENERQFDRGGIKPLPNISREIAGKLDANQVLMIEMGFQGTPGILFQDAQGQVQRRSGLPQGADLQTVLGPR; encoded by the coding sequence ATGTCGTTGATTTCCCTGCGCACCGTTCCTGCGGTGCTGTTGCTGCCGGCCCTGCTGGCCTTGGCCGCCTGCAGCCAGGCGCAGACGCCACCGGGCAAGGCAGGAGCTGCGCCGGCAGCCGGTGCGCCGGCCTCCGCTGCCAAGGAGGATCGCCCGGCGGTCCTGAAGGGCATCGAGAAGCATGGTTTCGAGGTCGTCGCCGAGTTCGACGCACCGGGTGGGCTGCGCGGCTTTGCCGGCGTGGTCGGTGGCCAGCAGCCTGCCGCCGCTTACGTGACCGCGGACGGCAAGCACGTGGTGGTAGGCAGTCTGTTCGATGCCGAGGGTAACGATGTCGCCGCTGATGCAGTGGAAAAGCTGGTGGCCGCGCCGATGTCGGCCAAGATGTGGAGCAGGCTGGACGCCAGTGCATGGGTGCGGGATGGCAAGGCCGACGCACCGCGCGTGGTCTACACATTCAGTGATGCCAACTGCCCGTACTGCCACAAGTTCTGGGAGGCGGCACGCCCATGGGTGGATGCCGGCAAGGTGCAGCTGCGTCATGTGATGGTCGGTGTGATCCGCGAGGACAGCCCGGCCAAGGCGGCCGCGATTCTGGCCGCACGCGACCCCAGCGCGGCGCTGCTGGAGAACGAGCGCCAGTTCGACCGCGGTGGCATCAAGCCGCTGCCGAACATCAGCCGCGAGATCGCGGGGAAGCTGGATGCCAACCAGGTCCTGATGATCGAGATGGGCTTCCAGGGTACGCCGGGCATCCTGTTCCAGGATGCGCAGGGCCAGGTGCAGCGTCGCTCCGGTCTTCCACAGGGTGCTGATCTGCAGACGGTGCTGGGTCCACGCTGA